The following are encoded in a window of Thermoanaerobacter ethanolicus JW 200 genomic DNA:
- a CDS encoding methyl-accepting chemotaxis protein yields MRSIFWRLIISFLIVAAIPVGAIYYFAVDDKVMHLFVTVASVSFALSLILSVIISLNITRPIKKLIEELKKAQEGDFTAKVDLKRKDEIGTLITTFNTMMENVRAILQDVSTFAQNTKDTANALFKSIEQGNMTFEQISKAVEEIANGASEQAKDTSNAADMVQNIGNSIDDSAKFFKAVEESTINADKLSQNGMHTVNSLKEKTDVTKESIDEVVSAINELQANSHHIEKIIEVITGIADQTNLLALNAAIEAARAGEAGRGFAVVAEEVRNLAEQSRQAASEIAKIISEIEQKTDKTVEKANVVKEIAEDQAHQVETTYAAFNEIKSSIDTITENIHMLNNAMMELARYKDEIIGSIANITAVSEETAASTEEVAASTEEHMKFIEEIKESSENLLKSATQLENVLSKLVVSL; encoded by the coding sequence ATGAGAAGCATATTTTGGCGACTCATTATTTCATTTCTTATAGTAGCAGCCATACCGGTGGGGGCTATTTATTATTTTGCGGTTGACGATAAAGTAATGCATCTCTTTGTTACAGTAGCAAGTGTTAGTTTTGCTTTGTCATTAATTTTATCAGTAATTATTTCATTAAATATTACAAGACCTATTAAAAAATTAATTGAAGAACTTAAAAAAGCACAAGAAGGAGATTTTACAGCTAAGGTAGATTTAAAGAGAAAAGATGAGATTGGTACATTAATAACGACTTTTAATACGATGATGGAAAATGTTAGAGCAATTTTACAAGATGTCTCTACTTTTGCTCAAAACACTAAAGATACGGCAAATGCTCTTTTTAAATCTATTGAACAAGGGAATATGACTTTTGAACAAATTTCTAAGGCAGTGGAAGAGATTGCAAATGGAGCTTCTGAACAAGCAAAAGATACTTCTAATGCAGCCGATATGGTGCAGAATATTGGGAATAGTATTGATGATTCGGCTAAATTTTTCAAAGCCGTAGAAGAGTCTACTATAAATGCTGATAAACTTAGTCAAAATGGCATGCACACAGTAAATTCTTTAAAAGAAAAAACTGATGTTACAAAAGAGTCAATTGACGAAGTTGTTAGTGCGATAAATGAGTTGCAAGCAAATTCTCATCATATTGAAAAGATTATAGAGGTGATAACGGGAATTGCAGACCAGACCAATTTGCTTGCTTTAAATGCTGCTATTGAGGCAGCAAGAGCCGGCGAGGCTGGTCGTGGATTTGCAGTTGTTGCAGAAGAAGTTCGAAATTTAGCAGAGCAATCGAGACAAGCTGCCAGTGAAATAGCCAAGATTATAAGCGAAATAGAGCAAAAAACAGACAAGACAGTTGAAAAAGCAAATGTGGTAAAGGAAATTGCGGAAGACCAAGCGCATCAAGTGGAAACTACATATGCTGCCTTTAATGAGATCAAGAGTTCAATAGATACTATTACTGAAAATATACATATGTTGAATAATGCGATGATGGAACTTGCAAGGTATAAAGATGAAATAATAGGATCTATAGCAAATATTACAGCAGTGTCAGAAGAGACTGCTGCATCCACTGAAGAAGTTGCCGCATCTACAGAAGAGCACATGAAATTTATTGAGGAAATAAAAGAAAGTTCGGAAAATCTGCTAAAATCAGCTACACAACTAGAAAATGTATTATCGAAATTGGTTGTATCTTTATAA
- a CDS encoding XapX domain-containing protein has translation MKETLLALVTGMIVGLIFSSLKLPLPAPNVLPGIAGIIGIYLGGVLFEYILKLIGR, from the coding sequence GTGAAAGAGACATTGTTAGCATTAGTTACTGGAATGATTGTAGGATTAATTTTTTCATCTTTAAAATTGCCACTCCCTGCTCCGAATGTATTACCAGGAATAGCTGGCATTATAGGAATTTACCTTGGGGGAGTATTGTTTGAATACATCCTTAAATTGATTGGTAGGTGA
- a CDS encoding YitT family protein: MELSYLTKLPLGAFIFLLNIPFLVFGYKQIGKSFVISTFFAVTILSIGVTFLEKLPSLTSDTLLASVFGGIILGIGVGLVIRYGGSMDGTEIVAVVISEWSGFSVGEIVLFFNIFILGSAGIVFTWDRAMYSLITYFIAFKVIDLIIEGLDEAKAVMIVTEKADEIAETIIARLGRSVTLWEGKGGYTKGTKGILYAVVSRLEIAKLKMIVKEHDERAFVTIHDVYDVLGGKLQKRSIH, encoded by the coding sequence TTGGAATTAAGCTATTTAACAAAATTGCCTCTTGGAGCTTTTATTTTTCTATTAAATATTCCCTTCTTAGTTTTTGGTTATAAACAAATAGGTAAGAGTTTTGTAATTTCTACTTTTTTTGCTGTTACGATTCTTTCTATAGGGGTCACTTTTTTAGAGAAACTCCCTTCTCTTACAAGTGATACTTTGCTGGCTTCTGTTTTTGGAGGTATCATTTTGGGAATTGGAGTAGGGCTTGTAATAAGGTATGGAGGTTCAATGGATGGAACAGAAATTGTGGCAGTGGTAATTTCAGAATGGAGTGGTTTTTCTGTAGGAGAAATTGTATTATTTTTTAATATTTTTATTCTTGGAAGTGCTGGAATAGTTTTTACTTGGGATAGAGCCATGTATTCTCTCATCACTTATTTTATTGCTTTTAAGGTTATTGATTTGATTATAGAAGGTTTAGATGAAGCGAAAGCTGTTATGATAGTTACAGAGAAAGCAGATGAGATTGCAGAAACTATAATAGCCCGTTTAGGACGAAGTGTTACGCTTTGGGAAGGGAAGGGTGGTTATACTAAAGGAACAAAAGGAATTTTGTATGCTGTAGTTAGCCGTTTGGAGATTGCTAAGTTAAAAATGATTGTGAAGGAACATGACGAAAGAGCCTTTGTTACCATACATGATGTCTACGATGTTTTAGGAGGTAAATTGCAAAAGAGGTCGATTCATTAA
- a CDS encoding FAD-dependent oxidoreductase — protein sequence MAKRYVIVGGDAAGMSAASQIRRQDPEGEILVFEKEGVISYAQCGLPYWIGGVVAERKKLIARTAEEFYTRYNIDVKLYHEVTQIIPQKKQIRVYRREEKDEITVPYDVLLIGTGSAAIVPPWEGRNLPGVFTLKTMGDAEKLLSWLETHTPNKAVVIGGGYIGLETAEALHNRGFKVTVLDLAPQLIPTFDSVIAEIAQDVLKRHGVEIHLNEEVVGLEGDEKGVRAVVTKNDSFPADLVIISIGVRPVSELAREAGIELGPRNAILVNERLQTNIPDIFAAGDCATHFHRIKNAPDYVPLGTTANKQGRIAGINMAGGDAKFAGIVGTAIVKVFDRTIARSGLGERECQALGLPYQTVSIKARPISHYYPWEDEVLTIRLHFNKDNRKLLGGQIAGGAGVDKRIDVLATALFHGMTIDDLQALDLAYAPPYNSVWDPLQQAATVAQREK from the coding sequence ATGGCCAAGCGTTATGTAATTGTTGGCGGCGATGCTGCTGGAATGAGTGCAGCTTCTCAAATTAGAAGACAGGACCCTGAAGGAGAAATTCTTGTCTTTGAAAAAGAGGGGGTCATTTCTTATGCTCAATGTGGCCTTCCCTACTGGATAGGGGGAGTAGTAGCTGAAAGGAAAAAGCTTATTGCGCGAACAGCTGAAGAGTTTTACACTCGCTATAATATCGATGTAAAGCTTTATCATGAGGTTACACAGATTATACCTCAAAAGAAGCAGATTCGCGTATATCGCCGGGAAGAAAAAGATGAAATTACAGTGCCTTATGATGTGCTTTTAATTGGGACAGGAAGTGCAGCGATTGTACCGCCATGGGAAGGTAGAAATTTGCCTGGAGTTTTTACTTTGAAGACAATGGGAGATGCAGAAAAGCTCTTGTCTTGGCTTGAAACTCATACTCCTAATAAAGCAGTGGTAATTGGTGGGGGATATATTGGTTTAGAAACAGCAGAAGCCTTACATAATAGAGGTTTCAAAGTAACTGTTTTAGATCTAGCACCCCAACTTATACCAACTTTTGATTCAGTTATTGCTGAAATTGCACAGGATGTTCTTAAAAGGCATGGGGTAGAAATTCATTTAAATGAAGAAGTTGTGGGGTTAGAAGGAGATGAAAAAGGCGTACGGGCTGTTGTGACAAAAAATGATTCTTTCCCAGCCGATTTAGTCATTATTTCTATAGGAGTTCGCCCAGTTAGTGAGCTTGCCAGAGAAGCTGGTATAGAGTTAGGCCCTCGAAATGCGATTCTTGTAAATGAACGCCTACAAACAAATATTCCAGATATTTTTGCCGCGGGGGATTGCGCTACTCATTTTCATCGCATAAAAAATGCGCCAGATTATGTGCCATTAGGGACAACGGCTAATAAACAAGGGCGAATTGCTGGAATTAACATGGCGGGCGGAGATGCAAAATTTGCAGGTATTGTCGGTACAGCGATTGTGAAGGTTTTTGATAGGACGATTGCAAGAAGCGGTTTAGGGGAAAGGGAATGCCAAGCTTTAGGTCTTCCATATCAGACTGTTTCTATTAAGGCAAGACCTATAAGTCATTATTATCCCTGGGAAGATGAAGTTTTGACTATTCGTCTCCACTTTAATAAAGACAACCGCAAGCTTTTAGGAGGACAAATTGCAGGAGGTGCTGGGGTAGACAAGCGAATTGATGTTCTTGCTACAGCGCTTTTCCATGGTATGACAATTGATGACCTTCAGGCCTTGGACCTTGCCTATGCACCTCCATATAACTCAGTGTGGGATCCTCTCCAACAAGCAGCGACAGTAGCACAAAGAGAAAAATAA
- a CDS encoding CapA family protein, which yields MKGKTVTKILVFVFLIMAIIAIPLKAVNLGISETLLKEFIVEEKPQSLPQEDVHKEDNYTKIVISAVGDCVLGSDESYGKYGTFDEEFKKHNYDYGYFFENVKSVLEKDDLTIANLETTLTNATKRAEKEYAFKGDPSYAKILKEGSIEVVNLANNHTFDYLKEGFEDTVKALKKEGIGYFGYGYQYIMTVKGIKIGILGYTGFDNSKWTKNQIKKDIEKLRPSVDILIVSFHWGEENRYYPNKIQRDLGHFVIDEGADLVIGHHPHVLQGIEKYKDRYIAYSLGNFSFGGNRNPKDKDSIILQQIFLFNDKREIAKVEMNIIPVSISSQKDRNDYKPVILEGEEKERVLKKIEMLSKWVN from the coding sequence ATGAAAGGAAAAACGGTGACTAAAATTTTAGTTTTTGTTTTTCTCATAATGGCAATAATTGCTATTCCATTAAAGGCAGTAAATCTGGGGATTTCGGAAACTCTTTTAAAGGAATTTATTGTGGAAGAAAAGCCACAAAGTCTTCCTCAAGAAGATGTTCATAAGGAAGATAATTATACAAAAATAGTCATAAGTGCAGTAGGGGATTGCGTTTTAGGTTCAGATGAGTCTTATGGGAAATATGGCACTTTTGATGAAGAATTTAAAAAACATAATTATGACTATGGATATTTTTTTGAAAATGTAAAGAGTGTATTAGAAAAGGATGATTTGACCATCGCCAATTTAGAGACAACTCTTACTAATGCAACCAAGCGGGCTGAAAAGGAGTATGCTTTTAAAGGGGACCCTTCCTATGCCAAGATTTTGAAAGAAGGAAGCATTGAAGTTGTGAATTTGGCTAATAATCACACTTTTGATTATTTGAAAGAAGGCTTTGAAGACACTGTAAAAGCCTTAAAGAAAGAAGGAATTGGGTATTTTGGATATGGGTATCAGTATATTATGACTGTAAAAGGGATAAAAATTGGAATATTAGGGTATACAGGTTTTGACAATAGCAAATGGACTAAAAATCAAATTAAAAAAGATATTGAGAAGTTGAGGCCCAGTGTAGATATTTTGATTGTCAGTTTTCACTGGGGGGAAGAAAATAGATACTATCCAAATAAGATTCAAAGGGATTTAGGGCATTTTGTAATAGATGAAGGGGCAGACTTAGTAATTGGTCATCATCCCCATGTGTTACAGGGAATAGAGAAGTATAAAGATAGGTATATTGCATATTCTCTTGGGAATTTTTCTTTCGGAGGTAATAGAAATCCAAAAGATAAGGATTCTATAATTTTACAACAAATTTTTCTTTTTAATGACAAAAGAGAAATAGCAAAAGTAGAGATGAACATAATACCTGTTTCTATTTCTTCACAAAAAGATAGGAATGACTATAAACCGGTTATTTTAGAAGGGGAAGAAAAAGAGAGGGTATTAAAAAAGATTGAAATGTTATCAAAGTGGGTAAATTAA
- a CDS encoding phospho-sugar mutase, protein MDEMEKETMERYQAWLNDPSISEKDKEVLRKMNESEIQDAFFKDLEFGTAGMRGVIGLGANRMNFYTVGRATQAFANYINKTVRGEKSVAISYDTRNFSKDFAIESAEILAANGIKVYLFDDFRPTPLLSFAVRYLKTTAGIMITASHNPLEYNGYKVYWSNGAQVIPPHDEGIIKEYEEIKSFGEIKRMPFEEAKKKGLVVMVGQEIDLAYFERALSYSFGISSKDLNIVYTPLHGTGIKIVPPLLEKVGFDIYIQKEQQVPDGNFPTVNYPNPEFDDAFKLALDDAKRLDADIVVASDPDADRMGVLVKHKGDYVRIDGNQMGILFLNFLLEMYSKKGMPKNPAVIESIVSSKLFAKIAKAHGVEVSEVLTGFKWICNEADRLRAEGTTVFFAYEESYGYNIGDFVYDKDSGTPIMVTCEMAAYYKQKGMTLVDALEEIYKKYGYYLEGQLSPVYEGGAGVEKIKRIMKRLRENPIENLAGHKLTGMIDYLKGHGQIPPSDVLRMEFGDKLLVYARPSGTEPKVKFYFMVMNMETFEEAKSLLEKAKEEFTKVLGLED, encoded by the coding sequence GTGGATGAGATGGAGAAGGAAACAATGGAGAGGTATCAAGCATGGTTAAATGACCCTTCAATTTCAGAGAAGGATAAAGAAGTTTTAAGGAAAATGAATGAATCTGAAATACAGGATGCTTTTTTTAAAGACCTGGAATTTGGCACAGCAGGTATGCGGGGCGTTATAGGGCTTGGAGCAAATAGGATGAATTTTTACACTGTAGGTAGAGCAACACAAGCTTTTGCCAATTACATAAATAAGACGGTACGAGGAGAAAAAAGTGTTGCTATTTCTTATGATACAAGGAATTTTTCTAAGGATTTTGCAATTGAATCGGCAGAAATTCTTGCTGCAAATGGCATAAAGGTGTATTTGTTTGACGACTTTAGACCAACTCCTCTTTTGTCATTTGCTGTTAGGTATTTAAAGACAACAGCAGGTATAATGATTACTGCAAGTCATAATCCTCTAGAGTACAATGGTTACAAGGTATATTGGTCAAATGGAGCGCAGGTGATACCGCCTCATGATGAGGGGATTATAAAAGAATATGAGGAAATAAAATCTTTTGGTGAAATAAAGAGGATGCCTTTTGAAGAGGCAAAGAAAAAAGGGCTTGTTGTAATGGTGGGTCAGGAAATTGATTTGGCATATTTTGAAAGAGCACTTTCTTATTCTTTTGGAATTTCTTCAAAAGATTTAAATATTGTCTATACACCGCTTCACGGAACAGGCATAAAGATAGTGCCACCACTGCTTGAGAAAGTGGGTTTTGATATTTACATTCAAAAAGAGCAGCAAGTACCTGATGGAAATTTTCCTACAGTAAATTATCCTAATCCCGAATTTGATGACGCCTTTAAGTTAGCTTTAGATGATGCGAAAAGGCTTGATGCAGATATAGTTGTAGCTTCTGACCCTGACGCAGACAGGATGGGAGTATTAGTGAAGCATAAGGGAGATTATGTGAGAATAGATGGCAATCAAATGGGGATACTTTTTTTGAATTTCTTGTTGGAGATGTATTCAAAAAAGGGCATGCCTAAAAATCCAGCAGTTATAGAGTCCATTGTTTCTTCAAAGTTGTTTGCTAAAATTGCAAAGGCTCATGGGGTTGAGGTTTCTGAAGTGTTGACTGGATTTAAGTGGATTTGCAATGAGGCTGACAGATTGAGAGCAGAAGGCACGACAGTGTTTTTTGCTTATGAGGAAAGCTATGGATACAATATAGGTGATTTTGTTTACGATAAAGATTCTGGGACTCCAATAATGGTGACTTGTGAAATGGCAGCTTATTACAAGCAAAAGGGCATGACTTTGGTGGACGCTTTAGAAGAGATTTATAAAAAATACGGGTATTATCTTGAAGGGCAGCTTTCTCCTGTGTATGAAGGGGGAGCAGGAGTAGAAAAGATAAAGAGAATAATGAAAAGGTTGAGGGAAAATCCTATTGAAAATCTTGCGGGACATAAACTGACAGGGATGATAGATTATTTAAAAGGACATGGACAAATTCCGCCTTCAGATGTTTTGAGGATGGAGTTTGGAGATAAGCTTTTGGTCTATGCAAGGCCTTCAGGGACAGAGCCAAAAGTGAAGTTTTACTTTATGGTTATGAATATGGAAACTTTTGAAGAAGCTAAATCTCTATTAGAAAAGGCAAAAGAAGAGTTTACAAAAGTTTTAGGTTTAGAAGATTAG
- the pepF gene encoding oligoendopeptidase F, with protein MSTHLLDRKDVDERLTWDLSGIFKTEEEYEATVKKTEELTKELEEEFKGKLTTPENINKCLDKLRSIAELLTLAGSYAYLAVAVDQTNTENLQRQMKFRNVASNIESRISFVESEIIQQEEEVINKAIEGSKENANYLKEILRKKKHALHPEVEKALSALSPVLEVFEDIYNMAKLADMDFGTFKVEDKEYPLSFSLFETKWEYEKDAKVRRAAFEAFYRKLKEYQHTIAAVYQAQVQKEKIIATLRGFDSVIDSLLFPQKVERDMYERQIDLIMENLAPHIRKFAKLLQRIHGLDEMTFADLKLEVDPDFEPEVTIEEAKRYIEEGLSVFGEDYREMIRRAFSERWIDFAENRGKATGAFCATPYGAHPYVLINWADKMREVFVLAHELGHAGHFYLAHQHQNIFDSRPSLYFIEAPSTMNELLMANYLMQKNSNDKRMKRWVLSTLISRTYYHNFVTHLLEAAYQREVYRIIDEGGSVTAPTLNKIKREVLEKFWGDAVKINEGAELTWMRQPHYYMGLYPYTYSAGLTIATQVNKRYLEEGQKALEDWKEVLKAGGTKTPVELAKMAGVDITTEKPLLDTIQYIGSIIDEIIKLTEELEK; from the coding sequence TTGAGTACACATTTGTTGGATAGAAAGGATGTTGATGAAAGGCTGACTTGGGATTTGTCGGGTATTTTCAAGACAGAAGAAGAGTATGAAGCGACAGTTAAAAAAACGGAAGAGCTTACAAAAGAGCTTGAAGAAGAATTTAAAGGTAAGCTCACAACTCCGGAAAATATTAATAAGTGCCTGGACAAGTTAAGAAGTATAGCAGAGCTTCTTACACTGGCAGGTAGCTATGCTTATCTAGCTGTGGCAGTTGACCAGACCAATACAGAAAATCTTCAGAGGCAGATGAAGTTTAGAAATGTCGCATCAAATATTGAGAGCCGCATAAGTTTTGTGGAATCTGAGATTATACAGCAGGAAGAAGAGGTGATAAATAAAGCGATAGAAGGGTCGAAGGAAAATGCAAATTATCTGAAAGAAATTTTAAGGAAGAAAAAACATGCCCTTCATCCCGAAGTTGAAAAGGCTTTGTCTGCTTTATCTCCTGTTTTAGAAGTTTTTGAAGATATTTACAATATGGCAAAATTGGCAGATATGGATTTTGGAACTTTTAAGGTTGAAGACAAGGAATACCCTTTGAGCTTTTCACTATTTGAGACTAAATGGGAGTATGAGAAAGATGCGAAAGTCAGAAGAGCTGCCTTTGAAGCTTTTTACAGAAAATTAAAGGAATATCAGCACACTATAGCAGCTGTTTACCAGGCACAGGTGCAGAAAGAGAAGATTATAGCCACTTTGAGGGGGTTTGATTCTGTCATTGATAGCTTGCTTTTCCCTCAGAAAGTGGAAAGGGATATGTACGAGAGGCAGATTGACCTTATAATGGAAAATCTTGCACCTCATATAAGAAAATTTGCTAAACTTCTTCAAAGAATACACGGGTTAGATGAGATGACTTTTGCCGATTTGAAGCTGGAAGTAGACCCTGATTTTGAGCCAGAAGTGACAATTGAAGAGGCAAAAAGGTACATAGAAGAGGGGCTTTCAGTTTTCGGCGAAGATTACAGGGAGATGATAAGAAGAGCTTTTAGCGAGAGATGGATAGATTTTGCGGAAAATAGAGGAAAGGCTACAGGTGCTTTTTGTGCCACACCTTACGGTGCTCACCCGTACGTTTTGATAAACTGGGCGGATAAAATGAGAGAAGTGTTTGTCCTAGCGCATGAGCTGGGGCATGCTGGGCATTTTTACTTGGCACATCAGCATCAAAATATTTTTGATTCAAGGCCATCCCTTTACTTTATAGAAGCGCCATCCACAATGAATGAGCTTCTCATGGCTAATTATTTGATGCAGAAAAATAGCAATGATAAGAGAATGAAGAGATGGGTGCTCTCTACTTTGATTTCCAGGACATATTACCACAATTTTGTGACGCACCTTTTAGAAGCAGCTTATCAAAGAGAAGTGTACAGGATAATTGATGAGGGAGGGTCTGTTACTGCTCCCACTTTGAATAAGATTAAAAGAGAAGTTCTGGAAAAGTTCTGGGGAGATGCTGTTAAAATAAACGAAGGAGCAGAACTCACTTGGATGAGACAGCCTCATTATTATATGGGACTTTACCCTTACACTTACAGTGCAGGGCTTACTATAGCCACCCAAGTGAACAAGAGATATTTAGAGGAAGGGCAAAAGGCATTGGAAGATTGGAAAGAGGTATTAAAAGCTGGCGGTACAAAGACACCAGTAGAACTGGCGAAAATGGCGGGAGTAGATATAACAACAGAAAAGCCGTTATTGGATACAATCCAGTATATTGGCAGTATAATAGATGAGATAATTAAATTAACAGAGGAATTAGAAAAATAA
- a CDS encoding class I SAM-dependent methyltransferase — protein sequence MKMEDLLKIESEEERISALYEIFDEDFRLSSKASRIEFLTTVRQIEKYLKPGMKILDLGAGTGEYSLYFAEKGYQVTAVDLVEKHVKRIKEKKKPYMKLDIFQGNALDLSRFENNSYDIVLCLGPLYHLEDIGNRLKCIEEVKRVCKDDGMMLFAFINNDMVIVTETMCYQPDYLRKGNYDRKTFKVRDFPFVFITVQQARELLKNSGLTIVAEIATDGLSELLADKINNMDDESYQLWLNFHFYYSEKPEFFGASNHLLFVAQKCK from the coding sequence ATGAAAATGGAAGACTTACTAAAAATAGAAAGTGAAGAAGAGAGAATTTCAGCTCTTTATGAAATCTTTGATGAAGATTTCAGGTTATCTTCAAAAGCTTCAAGAATTGAATTTTTAACTACAGTAAGACAAATTGAAAAATATTTGAAACCGGGAATGAAAATTTTAGACTTAGGAGCAGGCACTGGAGAATATTCTTTGTATTTTGCAGAAAAGGGTTATCAAGTGACTGCGGTAGATTTGGTTGAAAAACATGTAAAACGTATTAAAGAAAAGAAAAAGCCATATATGAAACTTGACATATTTCAAGGTAATGCTTTAGATCTTTCTAGATTCGAAAATAATAGCTATGATATTGTGTTATGTCTTGGCCCATTGTATCATTTAGAAGATATAGGGAATCGATTGAAATGTATAGAGGAAGTAAAACGGGTATGTAAAGATGATGGAATGATGCTTTTTGCGTTTATTAATAATGATATGGTTATTGTTACAGAAACCATGTGTTATCAACCTGATTATTTAAGGAAAGGTAATTATGACCGCAAGACTTTTAAGGTAAGAGATTTTCCTTTTGTATTTATAACAGTCCAACAAGCAAGAGAATTACTTAAAAACTCCGGATTGACAATTGTGGCTGAAATTGCAACCGATGGTTTAAGTGAATTATTAGCGGATAAAATAAACAACATGGATGATGAGAGTTATCAATTGTGGCTTAATTTCCATTTTTATTATAGCGAAAAGCCAGAGTTTTTCGGAGCAAGTAATCATTTATTATTTGTTGCACAAAAATGTAAATAA
- a CDS encoding ABC transporter ATP-binding protein: protein MREYFFKHKLLLTANIIFTLAESILTVMVAFILGSFVDAAVQYNMESLYRTSIIFVLYLIGVLIVWYFLRVLRANYVRQMLYNLKNDIFSKVINREIDQFQKGNSAAYISTLNNDITILEQDYFKNILIMLEQIFSFIIATVAIFKLNVYIAVGVFVINIFLIVIPYLFREKISKAKKDFSDSLSDLTVQTNDILSGFEIVKSFNVEKLVEKQYQKYNKKVEDTRFFFEKILALANALTEFFGSLMFFVSLGVGAYLVIKHVIEPGLMIAAVQLMNNIVNPMIGIIEKVNALKGTESIQQKIIDIMQDKKDGKEEFVSKEDFNDAIVFDNVSFSYDSRKEPVLKNVSFTVKRGEKCAIIGPSGSGKSTILKLLLKYYNNFEGKILIDGIDIRKIKTEDLYNNLISVIHQNVFMFDTSIKNNITLFKEYDEKIIERAISLSGLKEFIEKLPEKENTEVGEKGSNLSGGERQRISIARALIKGTPILVSDEPTSSLDKKTASSIEDSILSIEGLTALVITHNTSEEVLRKYDKIIFVEDGEVIKIGTFDEIFTPASVVLSVVS from the coding sequence ATGAGGGAGTATTTTTTTAAGCATAAGTTACTACTTACAGCAAATATAATTTTCACATTGGCAGAAAGTATATTAACTGTTATGGTGGCATTTATTTTGGGAAGTTTTGTAGATGCAGCTGTACAATATAATATGGAAAGCCTTTATAGAACCAGTATAATTTTTGTATTGTATTTAATTGGAGTACTCATTGTATGGTATTTTTTGAGAGTTTTAAGGGCGAACTATGTAAGACAAATGCTTTACAATTTAAAAAATGACATATTTTCTAAAGTCATAAATAGAGAAATAGACCAGTTTCAAAAGGGCAATAGTGCTGCGTATATTTCTACTTTGAATAATGATATCACAATACTTGAACAGGATTATTTTAAGAATATACTGATAATGTTAGAGCAAATATTTTCTTTTATAATCGCTACTGTGGCGATTTTTAAATTAAATGTTTACATTGCTGTAGGAGTTTTTGTCATAAATATTTTTCTCATAGTTATTCCTTATCTTTTTAGGGAGAAAATAAGTAAAGCTAAAAAAGATTTTTCTGATAGTTTATCTGATTTGACAGTGCAGACAAATGACATATTGTCTGGCTTTGAAATAGTCAAAAGTTTTAATGTGGAAAAATTGGTGGAGAAACAGTATCAGAAATACAACAAAAAAGTAGAAGACACTAGATTTTTCTTTGAAAAAATACTTGCTTTAGCAAATGCTTTGACGGAATTTTTTGGATCTTTAATGTTTTTTGTTTCACTGGGCGTTGGAGCCTATCTTGTGATAAAGCATGTTATAGAACCGGGATTGATGATAGCTGCAGTACAATTGATGAATAACATTGTAAATCCGATGATAGGAATTATAGAAAAAGTAAATGCTTTAAAAGGAACAGAGTCAATACAGCAGAAAATAATAGATATTATGCAGGACAAGAAAGACGGAAAAGAGGAATTTGTTTCAAAGGAAGACTTTAATGATGCAATAGTGTTTGACAATGTTAGTTTTTCTTATGATAGCAGAAAAGAACCAGTTTTAAAGAATGTATCTTTTACAGTAAAAAGAGGAGAAAAATGTGCAATTATTGGTCCAAGTGGCAGCGGAAAATCTACAATACTAAAACTTCTTTTGAAATACTATAACAATTTTGAGGGTAAAATCTTAATTGACGGTATAGATATAAGGAAGATAAAAACAGAAGATTTGTACAATAATTTAATATCTGTAATACATCAAAATGTGTTTATGTTTGATACTAGTATAAAAAACAATATAACTCTTTTTAAAGAGTATGATGAAAAAATTATAGAGAGAGCAATTTCTCTCTCTGGTTTAAAGGAATTTATAGAGAAACTACCTGAAAAAGAAAACACTGAAGTAGGAGAGAAAGGAAGCAATTTATCAGGTGGAGAAAGGCAGAGAATAAGTATTGCGAGGGCACTAATTAAGGGCACACCTATTTTGGTTTCAGATGAACCTACTTCTTCACTGGATAAAAAGACAGCCTCCAGCATAGAAGATTCTATTTTAAGCATAGAAGGTTTGACAGCATTGGTAATTACTCATAATACTTCTGAAGAGGTGTTGAGAAAATATGACAAGATAATTTTTGTAGAGGATGGAGAAGTAATAAAAATAGGTACTTTTGATGAGATTTTCACACCTGCGAGTGTAGTTTTATCAGTGGTAAGCTAG